Part of the Maridesulfovibrio sp. genome, ATTGGGCCGGAAATTCAACTCATTCAATTTAATCGTAAGAGCGGCTGTCGGACACAAAGCTGCACAACGGTGGCAGCCTACACACTTGCGGCTGTCATGGGATACTTTTTCCCGTGCATCGTCCCAGAAGTGCGCTTCATAAGAGCACTGCTTGATACAGACCTTACAATCAATACACAGGTCCGGGTCGCGCACTATGCGAAATTCATGGAATGTGCCGGCAAATTTTCTGAATAGCACTTTTATTGCCTCACTTTTACTTCACAACAGGCCAGAAGTTCAAATGCCTTGCAGGTGAATAACCACCGTAAAAAGCTTCACCCAGACTGGAAAAATTAACTTTGTTTTTTCGGCTTATCTTCGTGGCATATTTATCGCCGGGAAGAAAACAACGGCGGCTGTTTTTATTACCAATCCACGGTTCGTTAAAACTTTCCAACTTGCTGATAACAGGCCAGAAACCTTTCTTTTCATCATAGGATTTTCTCTGGGCTTGGAGAAGTAATTTCTGTTTACCCTTGTCTTTTCCCTTATGAAAATAAAAAAATGCCGCACCGTTGCGGATCATCTCACTGTTCACAAAGACATCATCGACATAAACCCATCCGATTATACGCTTATAGTGATCAGTTCCTTTGCCTGCAGATTCAATACGTACCCGTTTGCCGAGAATTAACTTGTTCAGCATAGATTTAGCTTGCTGGGCGTAATATTGATCAGGTTTGCCGTCCCGCCCTATCTCCGGGGTATCAATCCCTGCAATACGCACATGCTTATTATTGGAAAGGATAAAAGTGTCGCCATCTATTACATAGCGAACCTTGGCTTCAAAGGCTGAAGCAGTAACAGCGCTGAATAACAGGCAGCAAAACAACAAAAAGAAAACGGGGCCCCTGAGGACCCCGCTTCGTGAATTAATAGTTTTAATTATTCCTTTCGGCATTCAGTTCCTTTTATTGTGCCCAATGGATCAGTCCGAGAGAATGAGGATCAAGCAGGAGTTCATGCTTGGGCAGGATGCGTACGGTATAACCGAACCTTCCGGCCTCATGGGGCATAACCTCGCCTTGATAGACGTGCCAGCCGCCACCCATATCTTCCTCAGGAGTCATAACCACTGTGTTGCGGCGTGCAAACTTTCCGTCCTGTCCAACAGGTCCGGCGTAGATTTCCACCTGAACATTATCCGTGGTCAAGCCATTGAGGAAGATCTCTGCGGTGATGATGATCGGCTCTTCGACATATACATCAGTATGAGTTTCCGAGCGTATATTGCGAACCTTCAAGCTGGACCACTTGGTCATTACTTCCATTCTCCAGGCAGCCAATTCCTTAGCACCCTGGAAGTCATTCTTATGCATGGTGGCGTAGTTACTGTATGCAGGCTGATATGCCTTTTCAGTATAATCTTCCACCATGCGGTTGGCGTTGAATTCTGGTCCCAGAATCCGCAACGCCTTCTTGACCTTGGCAATCCAGCTACGGGGAAGGCTGCCATGGCCGCGGTCATAGAATTCAGGGATTATGTCATTTTCCAGAACTTTGTAAAGGGTCTGACTCTCTACAAAATCCTGATATTCATGGTCATTGTAATCTTCTCTACGCCCAATGGCCCAACCGAGGCTGTTATCAGACAGGTAAGCTTCATCCCACCAGCCGTCCGGGGTACTGAACTGGAGCACACCGTTTGCCATAGCCTTCATGCCGCTGGTTCCGCAGGCCTCAAGGGGACGCCTCGGAGTATTCAACCAGACATCGCAACCCTGAACCATGTAATTGGCAATTTTCATGTCATAGTCTTCAAGGAAGACAAGGCTCATACGGCACTCTTCACGACGGCAGAACTGGATAAGATCCTGAATAAGCTTCTTACCTTCATTGTCCTGCGGGTGGGCTTTACCTGCAAAAATAAACTGCACAGGCTGCTTGGAATCGGAAATAAGCTTAAGCAGACGCTCCTTATCCTTAAGCAGCAGTCCGGCACGTTTATAGGTAGCAAAACGGCGTGCAAAACCGATAGTCAAAGCACGGGGATCAAGCACTTCGTCTGCAAGTTCGATTTCCTTGCGGCGAGCACCGATATTCATCAACTGACGGCGCAGACGTTTACGCACGAAATCCACCAGCCGCTCCCTGAGCCGTTCATGGGTACGCCAGAGTTCTGCATCGGGGATGTTATCGGTCTGTCTCCACACTTTTGCGCAATCCGGATCCTCACGCCAGTTTGGACCGAGGTAGCGGTCAAAAAGCAGAGAAAAATCAGTAGCCACCCATGTCGGCATATGTACACCGTTGGTGATGGCCCCGATGGGAACATCTTCCACCGGATACTGCGGCCAAACCTTCTGCCACATGTTCCGTGAAACATGCCCATGAAGCTTAGATACACCGTTATTGAAGCGTGAAAGTTTCAGGGCCAGTACGGTCATGCAGAACTGTTCGGCATCATCGCGGGGGTCTTCCCTGCCGAGAGACAAGAAAACCTTATAAGCAAGACCCATAGTCTGGGCATACGGCTCAAAGTATGGACGCATCAGTTCAGCCGGGAAACGGTCATTACCCGCAGGAACCGGCGTATGGGTGGTGAAAATACTGGAAGAAGCCACCATCTCCATCGCCGCTTCAAAGGAAAGACCATGCTCGGTCATAAAAATACGGATACGTTCCAACCCGGCAAAAGCCGAATGGCCTTCGTTCATATGAATGACGCTGGGCTCAAGTCCGAGAGCATCAAGAGCCTTGACTCCGCCGATACCAAGCAGAATTTCCTGCCAAAGACGCATTTCAAGATCACCGCCGTACAAACGGGCAGTAATTCCTCTGAAATGAACCGGGTTCTCAGGTATATTGGTATCGAGCAGGTAAAGAGTTACACGCCCGACTTCAACGCACCAGACTTTGACATGAAGAGTCTCCCCTTTCATATCGAAATTAAATTTTACGTCTTTGCCGTTTTTATCTTTGGCGACCTTAATGGACATTTCCTCAAAATCATGGCTGGGGTAGCGTTCCTGCTGCCAGCCATCCTGAGTCATGTACTGCCGGAAATAACCGTGCTGGTAACAAAGGCCGATCCCGATCAACGGAATATTCAGGTCACTTGCAGACTTAAGGTGGTCACCGGCAAGAATACCAAGACCGCCGGAATAAATAGGCAGACTAAGACCGATACCATATTCCAAACTGAAATAGGCTACGACAGGTTGTCCTTTCTTGACACCGTCAAATTTGTAGGAGCAGCCTTCGCGTGCCAGATAATTTCTCTGTACCTTAACGGCTTCCTTCAGTCGCTGTACAAAAAAATCATCGTTAGCCAACTCCTCAAGCTGCTGTTGAGGCAGACTGTTCAAGAACTTAACAGGATTCTGCTGGCAATCCCGCCAGAGAACATGATCAATGGTAGAAAAGATACTGGCAATGTCGCTGTTCCAGACAAAAAGGAAGTTATATGCCAAGTCCCAAAGCTCTTTCAGCTGACTGGGCAGACGTGGAACGACGCTATAAACGCGAAGCGGCTGCATAGTTATCTCCTTGAGTATTAATTCGAAACGGGATGATTGATCGAATATATCAGAAAGCCCGGACCTTTTACACTTATTTTTATTATTTGCCTTATTCAGGTTAACATATCAAGACAGTTTAGCAATAATCTCGATAGAAAGTTGACACATCTGACTTACAAGAGCATTCTGCCTCTTCAAAATATCACTTGTTCAAGGATAGAAAGATGAATCCCACCCAATCCAATCCAGTTGAAGTAAAAGTTAAATTCCTCAGTGAGACTGCCAGCGAAGGCGGTCTGTACTACGCTACCCCCAACTCCGCCGGAGTTGATCTGCGAGCCTGTATTGAAGAAGATTTCGTAGAAATAGAAGCAGGCGGAAGACATGCCTTCCCCGCCGGGATTGCTATTGAAATCACATCACCGGGCATCGCCGGTTTTATTTATTCCCGCAGCGGACTGGGTACCAAGGACGGCCTGACCGTCAGTCAGGGAGTCGGAGTAATCGACCCTGACTACCGTGGAGAGATCAAAGTTTCCCTGCTCAACACATCGGGCGGGAAGCGACGAATTGAGCGTGGACAACGCATCGCACAGCTCGTTTTCATGCCCTACTGCCATGCCCAGCTGACTCCCAGCGAAGAACTTTCCGACACAACCAGAGGTGCCGGAGGTTTCGGGCATACAGGTAAGAAATAGTCTCCACTGAATAGAACAATATCATGAGTAAACACGATACACTTGTAGCCGCTGAACAAAATTCCATCTGCAACACTTACGGCAGATACCCCCTGAACGTAACAAAAGCCAAAGGTTCCAGAATCTGGGATCTTGACGGCAAAGAATACATTGACCTGCTTTCCGGAATTTCCGTAGTCAACATCGGCCACTGCCGTGACGACCTTGCCGACATTATGGCTGAGCAAGCCCGTAAACTGGTTCAGGTCAGTAACCTCTTTTATCAGGAAGAACAGGTAGAGCTGGCTGAAAA contains:
- a CDS encoding thermonuclease family protein, whose protein sequence is MLFCCLLFSAVTASAFEAKVRYVIDGDTFILSNNKHVRIAGIDTPEIGRDGKPDQYYAQQAKSMLNKLILGKRVRIESAGKGTDHYKRIIGWVYVDDVFVNSEMIRNGAAFFYFHKGKDKGKQKLLLQAQRKSYDEKKGFWPVISKLESFNEPWIGNKNSRRCFLPGDKYATKISRKNKVNFSSLGEAFYGGYSPARHLNFWPVVK
- the glgP gene encoding alpha-glucan family phosphorylase → MQPLRVYSVVPRLPSQLKELWDLAYNFLFVWNSDIASIFSTIDHVLWRDCQQNPVKFLNSLPQQQLEELANDDFFVQRLKEAVKVQRNYLAREGCSYKFDGVKKGQPVVAYFSLEYGIGLSLPIYSGGLGILAGDHLKSASDLNIPLIGIGLCYQHGYFRQYMTQDGWQQERYPSHDFEEMSIKVAKDKNGKDVKFNFDMKGETLHVKVWCVEVGRVTLYLLDTNIPENPVHFRGITARLYGGDLEMRLWQEILLGIGGVKALDALGLEPSVIHMNEGHSAFAGLERIRIFMTEHGLSFEAAMEMVASSSIFTTHTPVPAGNDRFPAELMRPYFEPYAQTMGLAYKVFLSLGREDPRDDAEQFCMTVLALKLSRFNNGVSKLHGHVSRNMWQKVWPQYPVEDVPIGAITNGVHMPTWVATDFSLLFDRYLGPNWREDPDCAKVWRQTDNIPDAELWRTHERLRERLVDFVRKRLRRQLMNIGARRKEIELADEVLDPRALTIGFARRFATYKRAGLLLKDKERLLKLISDSKQPVQFIFAGKAHPQDNEGKKLIQDLIQFCRREECRMSLVFLEDYDMKIANYMVQGCDVWLNTPRRPLEACGTSGMKAMANGVLQFSTPDGWWDEAYLSDNSLGWAIGRREDYNDHEYQDFVESQTLYKVLENDIIPEFYDRGHGSLPRSWIAKVKKALRILGPEFNANRMVEDYTEKAYQPAYSNYATMHKNDFQGAKELAAWRMEVMTKWSSLKVRNIRSETHTDVYVEEPIIITAEIFLNGLTTDNVQVEIYAGPVGQDGKFARRNTVVMTPEEDMGGGWHVYQGEVMPHEAGRFGYTVRILPKHELLLDPHSLGLIHWAQ
- the dut gene encoding dUTP diphosphatase; amino-acid sequence: MNPTQSNPVEVKVKFLSETASEGGLYYATPNSAGVDLRACIEEDFVEIEAGGRHAFPAGIAIEITSPGIAGFIYSRSGLGTKDGLTVSQGVGVIDPDYRGEIKVSLLNTSGGKRRIERGQRIAQLVFMPYCHAQLTPSEELSDTTRGAGGFGHTGKK